The nucleotide window TATCAAGCATCTCTGGTTCTCACATTTAATCTCCACAGTTTGCACTCTGTCTTCTGGGAAGTTTGGGACACTTTTGAGCGGCTCCTGGGACACCACAGCCAAAGTATGGCTCAATGAGAAGTGCATGATGACTTTGCAGGTAAATTAAAGCTTCTGTGATGGCACATGTTACTCTGATCTGCTCTTAGAAAGGTTTTCCATAAGACTtggattgtaaaaaaaaaaaaaaaaaaatcccctctCTGACTGCCCATTTACAACATGCCGTGACATTGATGTCATCTCTCCAACTGTAACAAGCAAAATCTCTGCTTGATGACTTTACTACAGGgccacactgcagcagtgtgggCAGTGATCATCTTACCTGAACAAGGTCTTATGCTGTCTGGATCAGCGGATAAGACCATCAAGCTTTGGAAAGCCGGCCGATGTGAGAAGACGTTTACTGGTGAGTGGTTACAGAGACATAAGTGTATATGTTTTATCAATGTctttgaactgaactgttcGGAACTGAAGTTTACATACAGTCTGTTTGCATATCTGGTAAATGGGAGAAGtaaaaatactaatactaaATACTAAATGGTATTTAAAATCCCTGATTGCAAcacaaccttttttttgttcttcctttaGGTCACGAGGACTGTGTAAGGGGACTAGCTGTGATCAGCAACACCGAGTTCTTCTCTTGCAGCAATGACACAAGTATCAGACGGTGGCTGGTGACAGGCGAATGTGTACAAGTCTATTACAGCCACACCAACTACATCTACAGCATGGCTGTCTTCCCCAACTGccaaggttttttcttttttcatttctattaaTATTTAAAGGACTGTGGAAGAGTTGAGTGGGAAGCTTATTATGTGTGCACAATCAAGCGCTGCTGCTTGGTCATGAATTCCAGCAGCAtccatttgttttcctgctgtaagATGATAAGTGGCTCACCCTGACCTCAGACGGATGCTTTTCCCCTCAGATTTCATAAGCACAGGAGAGGACAGGTCTTTGAGGATATGGAGACAGGGAGAGTGCTCTCAGACCATCCGCCTGCCTGCCCAGTCCGTGTGGTGCTGCTGTATTCTACCCAATGGCGATATAGCCGTTGGAGCCAGGTAATTGAGCTGCATTTGGCATGCTGATGTGTGGTCAGTACATAAATGATTCCCCTGATAATGTCTCACCATATTTATTCAAGCTATTGTTCACGACTTTCGTTTCTGACTTCACTCTTGCATTCACACAACGCATGATGGAGATTCTCACAtgaacagacacaggaagtaGTTTTGTGGCTGACTCAGATGCTGCTCCTCTGCCCACAGTGATGGCATTATCCGCATTTTTACGGAAGCTGAAGACCGCATGGCGAGTGCGGAGGACCTGCAGGCTTTTGAGGATGAACTCTCCAAAGCCACTATAGACCCCAAGACAGGCGATCTTGGAGACATCAAACTGGAGGACCTTCCTGGAAGGGAACACCTTAATGAGCCTGGTAAGAAGACAGattgacatttattttgtcttcCACATCCAAGATTGCACAATTCATTCAAAGACGGCTCTGTTTGCTTATTTCCGTCAGGGAATCGTGATGGACAGACGCGGCTGATTAAAGATGGACAGAAGGTGGAGGCATATCAGTGGAGTGTCAGTGATGGCCGTTGGATGAAAATCGGAGATGTGGTTGGAGGCTCAAACCAGCAGACCTCCAAGAGTGTGATGTATGAAGGAAAGGTAAGACTGTAAGCTCATTAACAGGACAAGCTATGCACGTACGCACGAGAACGCTGATTGATGATTCCTGATCTCCCCTCAGGAATACGACTACGTCTTCACCATAGATGTGAATGAGGGAGGGCCGTCCATGAAGCTGCCTTACAACGTGTCAGAGGACCCCTGGCTGACAGCACACAACTTTTTGCAGAAGAATGACCTCAGCCCCATGTTCCTCGACCAGGTCGCCAATTTTATAATAGAGAACACTAAAGGACATGTGGTGGGACCAGCCCAGCCCGCTGGTGGCGACCCATTCACCGGTGAGGCCAAAAGATTGGCCAAACAGCCAATGTCGTGTGCttgtgtactgtacatgttttatatattggCCACAACATTTAAAGGTTATTAGACTGAATCTGTATTTTCCTGAAGGTGTTTTGTGTCTTCATCTGACAGGAGGAGCTCGGTATATCCCCGGGGCTTCCGATGTAAGGCCAGGCTTTGGAGCTGATCCTTTCACAGGTACAGTGTGTTTACTTCGAGGTTTTCAACAGTCTCAGCGTCACCACAGATGTTCTTTTCACAGCTGTTTTCCTTCCCACAGGCTCCGGTCGTTACATCCCAGGGTCAGGTCCAAACCCAAGCACTCCCGTAGGTGTGGCAGATCCCTTCACAGGTGAGTTATTGAGGATTCATTTGTGGCAGCTGTTCAGTGGTTTACCCATTTCTCCTCTATGTAAAAGGATACAAGGCCTTTGTCTTCTTGTTATTATTCCTTCGATACTGATTGTAACACTGACGGGGTTATACTCTTGCcttctctgcaggaggaggcgcTTACTCCTCAGCAGCCCTCAGACAGACGGCAACCAACATCTACTTCCCCAAGACTGATGGTGTGAGCTTTGAGCAAGCCAATGCCCAGCAGATCATTGGTGAGCATTTCAAGTGTGGGTTTGATGATGTGCCTTAACAGTCTACGTAAACAGGGCACCTGCAGATCCCTAAAAAGTCTGGAAAGGTCTGAAAATAAAGGCAAGCAAATGAAGGCATCACGTCCCCAAGAAGAATGGTCCGCCGGCCCCGCCTGTAGCTCTCTCCAGGAATTTGacttaaaaaatgttaaagaaaACTCTCAGCTATGCTCATCAGGTTATCATGCTTGACAAATATgtgaaagatgtttttgtttttgatgttttttttttattattattatttatttcttgccCTGAAGAGATTGTTTTCCCTGGTTCATTAAAGTTTCCTTGCTGTGTCGGGGTTTGTTCTTTCCTCACCAGCCAAGCTCAAGGAGCTGAATGGAGGTGCCCCTCAGGAGCACAAGCTCTCTGACGAAATCCTGGAAAGCCTCGAGAGGCTGctggtgtctgtctgtgagccCAACTCCTCCAAGCCTCCCCCAACCATCCAAGAGATCAATCTGCTGTGGAAGGCCTCTCACTGGCCTGAAGGTACAGTCCAATATCCGACCTTTTTTCCCTTACCataacagaaaaatgaacatggGTTTATGACTGTTCACTAACCAAACTCCCTTTTCCTTCCCCTTGGACTCCAGACATTGTATTTCCTGTCCTGGACATTATGAGGCTGGCGGTGCGCCACCCACTGGTTAACGAGAGCCTctgtggagaggcagagggagtcCAGCTGTGCAACCACCTGCTGAGCCTGATGAGGCCCGAGGGGCGTCCTGCCAACCAGATGCTCGCGCTGCGGACTCTGTGTAACTGCTTTAGTGGCAGGCACGGCCGAGCCCTCCTTATGGCCCAGCGTGAAACGGTGCTATCACGTGCTGCAGACCTGGCCTCCATCTGCAATAAGAACCTCCACATTGCCCTGGCGACCGTGGTGCTTAACTATGCTGGCTGCCTGCACAGCCAACCTGATCTCGAGGCCAAGGCCCAGTGCCTGTCCGTGGCCAGCAGAGCCCTGGAGACGGTGCAAGACAAGGAGGCTGTGTTTAGGCTGCTGGTGGCCTTGGGAACCACTGTGGCCTCGGACCAGACAGCCCAGGACCTGGCTCGCTCCCTGGGGGTCAACTCTCAGATTTCTAAGTACTCATCAGTGTCTGATCCACCTAAGGTGGGCGAGTGTTGCCAGCTGGTTTTAAAAGAACTACAGTGATATGAATGATTAGGAAAAAGGAGCACTTCTTATTATTAACTGTTGAATCGGTTGTGGTTGAGACTTCAATAATTGTATGTTCTGCAATAAAAAAAGGATAAATGAAATCTCTGCTTGTGCTCAGCCTGTGTTTTTATTACTGCAACACCTTTCCAAAGCCCTGTGATTTGTTGGATAAATGCAGGTAATAATGGTTTATGAATGAGTATGAAATATTAACAGTACACTGTATAAAGTTAAATCAGTCCGGCCTTCAGCATGTTTTATATTATTTCCTACTGCCATGCCACACTTTGTCCGGGGGAAAGAATACCTGCAGTTTATTATAATATCAAGTGAAATACAGTTCAGTAAACTTGGTAACAGTCATCCTCCAGTGGTAAAACGAGCCTGAAGCCTGTATTATTCTCCATGTCATTGTGGGACTCTGTAAAGTCAGTTTTAAGTGAGGTTGTGTGTCATGAGGTCCTCCCATAAAACCATGCTGGAGATATGAagcatacatactgtataaccCAAACACCGTGCAGAGGTGAGAGGGAGCGGAGAGTTTGCTGCACCACCAAGACTCCTGCAGCGCCTCCCTGTGGTAATACACGGTAACTGTAAGGGATCTGTGGCAGCGTTGTCCACCCCATAGGGACGCCTGAGGGTGGGGCGTAACAATTAAATGAAGCTTCTCCACTTGACTGCACCAACTACCACGTCGCTCAGGCCACTAAACAGGGTGGGGCTGTTGCCTTCATCTTTAAGTGTATTTTCAACCTAATATCCAAATTTTACTCTGAATTAGTTTGAGTCCTTGGTGTTAAAACCATCTCCATCAACTCTAAATTACTTTGTCCAGGAAAATGGACTCCACCTTGTGGTCCTCTACACCACCTTCCCCAAATTTTTAGAAGAATTTgaggattttatttcattctctctctttttttctctctcattcttatAAGATTTTAGTTGTTTTGGATTTCAATGTATACGTATATATGGCCTTCGACCCTCTAAGTAAAGCCTTGGCTCTTATTGATTGACTTTGGGCTTCactacattattattacattaagTAGGATAATTAGGTTCAAAAATACTGTTCCTGTATATTTTTACGACATAAGACAACACATAAAACatataaatatgtatgtatatgtatatgtacaaatatatAAGTAATACTACTTGtaagaatgaaaaaaagaatgaaaacagagtCATTTCAAAATTGGACAAAACGAAATAATTCGTCTACATTCGTCTACACGTAATTCATCTACATTACGTAATGACGCATTTGTATACGTCACATCCAGGAAGTGAGCGGACGGGAGGAACAGAAGGATCACAACAGAGCGCGAGAATCTTTGACAGCGCTGTTTTGTGCCGCTGAAACACGCTGTTCTTCTGTTGTTAGCGAGAGCGGACATGTCACGAAAACCCAAAGATGAATATTACCGCTTCTTTACCGTTTccgacacacgcacacacgagaAGGGGCACACCGAGTACAAAGTGTCGGCAAGGGTTGGTTTGTGCTTGTTATCTCTCTAGAGCAGCAATAGAAACCTCTGCTGTCATGATGATTAATAGCTCTGTTAAGCTAATTAACGTGTGGTTTGCCTTTTTTGTTCgcgttattttttttaaattttttttttacgtaaCGTAAATTGTTTCATACTCTATGTTGCGCCATTGTAAGTTACTGTAAAGTGAGTTACATCACTCACAAGTTACCAAGTGACTTTGTATGGCTATTCGTCTCTAACACAATGAAGTCAGTGCTGGTAGTAGAAAACAAAGCCCCTGCAGCTAGCTAGATACATTCACAATAGGCCTTTATGTGAGACAGTGGAGCACAGTGAGCATGCGAGTGAAGCAGACTGAACTTGTGATTCATTTCAGGAGCTCCAGCACCCCCATGACCACACTAATACCCCGTGGTCTGTACAGGCATGCATGCAAAATCAAAGTGGCTCTTAAGCTTCATAGACTTGCAGCTGCGTGGCCTTCGTATATGAACATTTATTATGTCTTACACagcttagattttctttttatgtatgttttcatgtctaatcatgatactctcacctgttaccaatgaacctgcttacctgtggaatgatccacaTCTTTCCACATCTTttacatctttcccagtctttatttgctcctgtcccaacttgtttgaaacatgttgctgcaccaaattcagaataaggatGATGTAATGACATTGATGAGGTCAAGCGTAAAATATGTTggctttgtactgtttttaattgagttttttttcaaaaaggatcagcataTTATcacgttctgttttatttatgttgtacaCGGCGTCTTGACTGCTTTGGAATCTGTGTTGTACTTTAAAGCAGTGGCACGGTGCCAAAAAGCTGGTCTGAGACACAGTATTAAACATGTAGTTAATGAAATAATCTGTCCTTTATTCTCTGTGATTTGTAGTTTGTCTCTAAGCGTCATCCGGAAGATGTGAAGGAGGTGGTCGTGTGGAGGAGGTTCTCGGAGCTGAAGAAGCTCCATGGGGAGTTGGCCTACACACACAAGAACCTGTTCAGGCGACAGGAGGAGTTTCCACCATTTCCTCGCGCACAAGTCTTTGGTATGATGTGCAAAGATGATGACACACTGAAGTTACAACCAATTCCAGCATGATCACCAAGATTACTGACTAACTGAGTTGTTTGGTGTGCTGCAGGGGCTGGTTGAATAATAATACATGTAAAAGTCTCcccaaaaacaaatgcaatgtAATTTCCTAGCATCATAATCTGAATTGTCATTTATACTGGTACTTATATTGTCTGTATCTGTTTCAGGAAGGTTTGAAGAAGCTGTAattgaagagaggaggaaggctACAGAGGCCATGCTTCTGTTTACTACCAGCATACCTGCACTCTACAACAGCCCACAGCTCAAGGACTTCTTCAGAGTAAGagacactcacatgcacacattcgTACAGAAAGTGACATGAAAATGTGCCAGACCACGAGTCATTGTTACTGGActccctttttattttcttccctcctctcaggGAGGTGAGGTCACAAGGCCTCTGGATCCcacccctctgtcctctgccggGCCTCTGCCTCCTCCGCTCATCCCCCTCCCCAAACGGAGGGCCTCGGACTGTGAACccgcagaggaggaggaggggagggaggctcCCACCTTACCCCAAGACCTGGGCAACAACGTGGGCTTAGAGGTGGGAGAGCCGGAGGTGGCGGCTGAGGCTTACAGCGAGATGGGAGGCTctccaagagaagaagaacaagaggagTCAAGCGATACAGAGTTGGATAGCAGAGGTAcaatggaggaaaatgtgccAGAATTTGTACTCTGTACTTCTCTTTTTCACAGTTAatcttgttttttatctttggtgcatgtttttccactttccacCTGCCTCCTGACCCACCAACAGCCAGAAACCACCAATCACAAGAGTCCCAGGAAGAGTTTGACTCCCTGTTTGACTCTGTGGCAGAAGAGCAAGTCCCATCCCTAAAGGAGGAAGTTCCCCCTCCACTGACTGATAATGACTTGGCTGTATTTGATCCCTGCTATAAACAAggtgaaaataaatgtgaatgaatAGATGTGAACCAGTACCACCATCTTAATCTAATTACAGCCTGGTCCTCCAGTCATTCAGGATTGTGTCTTGTGCAGATTCTGTTAAATTTGATTCCAAGTAATAATTTCCCACATTGACCATTTGTTTGCATGCTGTCCAGCCAAAGTACCTTTCTGGTCAGTGATGGTTGCAGAGGTAGCGTGGCCGAGCAGTCTAAGGCGCTGGATTAAGGCTCCAGTCTCTTCGGGggcgtgggttcgaatcccaccGCTGCcaaggttgtttttcagttaTAGTCTGCTGCCTGAGGACCTTGAACTGTTGAGAAATGATGCTAACATCTAAAACTGCGCGTTGTTTGTGGTCATTGTGTTTGAAGTTGTTTCCAAGTTCATGTTCATGTGCGATACACCCCTCAAACCAGGTATATTTGAAAGAACTGGATGATATGCTGCCATGGAGTATAGTGGCTTGTCTACAACTCTTAATTATTAACTATATTATTAATTCTCAAATGTGCTCTCTGAAGAGCAGGACCTGAACGTGTCACCTGAAATAGTAGAACCTATTTGAAATTACCTTATTATTAATGTAGCTGTAAAATGGTAGAAATTGTGTTAGGAGTGGATTATAATTTCTTAAAGCCACATTGATTTCGTCAAAACACTTGTTTTGTCGGACCTTAGCATTTCTGTCAACTATCTCTCTATTTCAGATGGATCCAACTCCTCCAGTGACCACTCAGAACTGCTTTCATTGCTGCCAACCAGTCTGGATGGAGGGGACACGGTTTACTTGAATCGGGCTGCCACTGAGCTAACAGCTGcgatggagagggagaaggagggagaatTTAGTTGTGCCATTCGTGGATACAGGACGGCGGTGGATATATTGATCACTGGAGTTCAGGGTGAGAGGATGCATGAAATGACTCAAGGAAGATGGGTTGGTAGAAAAGGGGGGGGAAGAAGGACTGAGGAGAGAGTATCCAGTTGGTTATGCACAGTTTTGCATGTCTGAATTGACTGAGTCTACTGTAGCCATTAAATTAAATATGCCAGTTTACCTGAATGCACTTTGTCATGTTCATATCTgcatgaaacacagcagcagctttatgGCTGTCATGAGGGAACATGCGCTCAGTTGCAAAAATTGCTAATTGTGCGGCCGTGCTTAATGTGCAAATAAGGCAGTgtatcagcagaaatgacactgtgtgtctgactgtcaTATCGTGTTTAACTTATTTACTCTGCACTACATATTCTGCTGTGCTGTTCACATGCTGCCACACTGATAAAGGCATTATACACAGCtgatacacacacgcaggcaaGTGGACACCGCACTGCAGAGCATGTTTGGCATGTTAGTGTCAGCAACGGATAACGTGACAGGTCAGCCTGCTCTAGTTGTCTCTGGGAGTGACTTACATGGGTAGCGTGGCCGAGCGGTCTAAGGCGCTGGATTAAGGCTCCAGTCTCTTCGGGggcgtgggttcgaatcccaccGCTGCCAAGAAATTTTTATCTTAAGCGTGACTTCTGGGAAGCTGTGACagtagctgcgtttccattacagttgttcgcaaaataaaagcgatatttctgaaatttcgacaaagttcaagtgctacttgcaggtgtttccattgaacggTGTTTTGCGAACTAACCGAAATTCTCGTAAATTCTCAGCCGTCCCGCGAGACTGGAAGATGGCCGAAAGCGTTATGCGTCTCGGTACACTGATCTCAGGAGCCGCTACGGCTGTTGCTGTACTTATCATGAACAGAAGGCGGAGGCAACGTATAACTGTTCAAAGGCGAAGTCCTTATGTGTGGCAGCGGCCACGAATAAgggatttctgggagaagattgtaaatgaggaattcaCAGAGGAACTGTGGATACAACATTTTCGGATGACCCGGGCCACGTTCAACAAGCTTTGCGATGTTCTTGAACCTCTTGTGGCACCAGATGCGACATGTAAAtgcgaaaaaagtgtttccattacacttttgcAATACACTCTTATATCGACACAtctgaaaaaccacctcatgagagcgtaaaaatgtttttgcgatatttgagaggattttcgaaatataggtgtttccattaccagtattttattgcgatatttaggttttgcgcatttctaggggtaatggaaacgcagctactGACTATGTGGCATGCTGAAGTCCTTTCCAACTGCTGATTTGTGCGAGAAGTCATGCAGGTCACGGTACAATCAGTTAAAGCACCAGAGCTTTCTTTAGGCTCTTGAAGAGATTTCATCCACACTTTTATTATAGCAGCATCTGAGGGTATTAAACCCACCATAATCATCTCCctgtccatgtgtctgtctctccaggAGATCCAGATCCGATACGCAGGGAGTCCGTGATGAGAAGGACGGCCCAGTATCTGAAGCACGCGGAGATACTGGTTGACCAGCACtcttcacccacacacactcacacacctacacacacgcatacacaggACCCTTAGATGCAGTCGTTGTACATGTATGTATTTCTATATATTGTTCACACATGATGACAGATCAAAGACACAGAAGCTCAGGGTTGTGACATGTGCACTTTCTCTCTGGATAAAGAAACTCATGGGCATGCTCGCACAAATGCACAGTTACGATACAGTATGGTGGCACACATACATACCACAAGAATATGTGCTCCTTTGGACCACAGTGTTCAGAAATACAAGCTTGTTCAGGTGCAAAACTACtaccccagcacacacacatagatacacacTCCTGTGGAACACACTACTCTGCAGACTGTTCCTTTAGCTGCCTTTGTTGTGTGAAAAGTCTGATTTATATGATCATAATGTCTGGAAACTGAAGGTAAAACGTGAACTTAATGGATAAATAatccttcatctctttctctctatctcctcTTTGTTTAATTCTTACCTCCCTTTTACAATGTTTTCTTGTTAAATACGATAATAAATATGTATATCAGTAATTTGCATTTTGCACAAACAATGTTTTTCTCAATAAATATGATTTTAATTTAAGTCAAGAAGATATCTGTTTCCTTGGCTCAAAGTTTAGGAGTGCATAATTCTTTATttggatccccattagcttACATGACAGTTGCTAGTCTCCCTGGAACTTTTGGGTTATTTTCGTAGCTCTGCCGTCATTAATCATAGTCAGAATCACTCGGTCACGTGCATATAGTGCATGAGTTACAGGTACATATAAAATTGTATATATTCATCCAATTGTGATTATTACTAATGATGATCACTATTATAGTCAGTAGTACTTGGCTGCTTCTGTAAATGTTTTAGGATTGAAGGTTTGCAGTAGCAAGTCAGTACCTCTGAGAGGCGCTGTTAGCTATCAGATAATATCACTTCCACATGTTCCACTGCAGAACCTCCTCATTCCCTGTGTTACCCATCTGCACATCAGCTATTTCTCATATCTGTTATTCTCAACTG belongs to Chaetodon trifascialis isolate fChaTrf1 chromosome 23, fChaTrf1.hap1, whole genome shotgun sequence and includes:
- the snx15 gene encoding sorting nexin-15; protein product: MSRKPKDEYYRFFTVSDTRTHEKGHTEYKVSARFVSKRHPEDVKEVVVWRRFSELKKLHGELAYTHKNLFRRQEEFPPFPRAQVFGRFEEAVIEERRKATEAMLLFTTSIPALYNSPQLKDFFRGGEVTRPLDPTPLSSAGPLPPPLIPLPKRRASDCEPAEEEEGREAPTLPQDLGNNVGLEVGEPEVAAEAYSEMGGSPREEEQEESSDTELDSRARNHQSQESQEEFDSLFDSVAEEQVPSLKEEVPPPLTDNDLAVFDPCYKQDGSNSSSDHSELLSLLPTSLDGGDTVYLNRAATELTAAMEREKEGEFSCAIRGYRTAVDILITGVQGDPDPIRRESVMRRTAQYLKHAEILVDQHSSPTHTHTPTHTHTQDP
- the plaa gene encoding phospholipase A-2-activating protein, which gives rise to MASSNSYKLRCSIPGHEMDVRGLASAVFPEGSFVSVSRDRTGRIWVPNSSPDKGFTEMHCMSGHSNFVSCVCIIAPSETYPRGLIATGGNDNNICVFTMDRPQPLYTLQGHKNSVCTLSSGKFGTLLSGSWDTTAKVWLNEKCMMTLQGHTAAVWAVIILPEQGLMLSGSADKTIKLWKAGRCEKTFTGHEDCVRGLAVISNTEFFSCSNDTSIRRWLVTGECVQVYYSHTNYIYSMAVFPNCQDFISTGEDRSLRIWRQGECSQTIRLPAQSVWCCCILPNGDIAVGASDGIIRIFTEAEDRMASAEDLQAFEDELSKATIDPKTGDLGDIKLEDLPGREHLNEPGNRDGQTRLIKDGQKVEAYQWSVSDGRWMKIGDVVGGSNQQTSKSVMYEGKEYDYVFTIDVNEGGPSMKLPYNVSEDPWLTAHNFLQKNDLSPMFLDQVANFIIENTKGHVVGPAQPAGGDPFTGGARYIPGASDVRPGFGADPFTGSGRYIPGSGPNPSTPVGVADPFTGGGAYSSAALRQTATNIYFPKTDGVSFEQANAQQIIAKLKELNGGAPQEHKLSDEILESLERLLVSVCEPNSSKPPPTIQEINLLWKASHWPEDIVFPVLDIMRLAVRHPLVNESLCGEAEGVQLCNHLLSLMRPEGRPANQMLALRTLCNCFSGRHGRALLMAQRETVLSRAADLASICNKNLHIALATVVLNYAGCLHSQPDLEAKAQCLSVASRALETVQDKEAVFRLLVALGTTVASDQTAQDLARSLGVNSQISKYSSVSDPPKVGECCQLVLKELQ